In Cupriavidus basilensis, one genomic interval encodes:
- a CDS encoding Bug family tripartite tricarboxylate transporter substrate binding protein, with translation MPSLKSLRRIRPVLLLALVGTICPATRVHAETSVAWPARPLSLVVPFPAGGTTDTIARLLSKNLSRQLGQSVVVENKSGASGTLGAAQVLRAPADGYSLLLGTPAEQINAPLLMARPPYDPAHDFTPVGCVSRGPNVLVVNAASKAKTLADLLRMARAQPGQINFGSAGNGNTSHLSGELFAQAAGVVLTHIPYRGNAPAIADTIGGQVQMMFSNPATVLPHIRSGTLRPLAVTSRARIASLPDVPTLKESGIPVEIYSWTCLFTRAGTPKEIIGKLHGALAQALDDGQLAQAIEASGAEKFPSTPEQTSRFLAGERTMWGNLIRSRHIHTD, from the coding sequence ATGCCAAGCCTGAAATCCCTCCGCCGGATTCGCCCCGTCCTGCTGCTAGCGCTCGTCGGCACCATCTGCCCCGCCACCCGGGTGCACGCCGAAACGAGCGTTGCATGGCCCGCGCGACCGCTCTCGCTGGTCGTGCCATTCCCTGCTGGCGGGACCACCGACACGATTGCCCGCCTGCTGTCGAAGAACCTGTCCCGGCAGTTAGGCCAATCCGTGGTGGTGGAGAACAAGAGCGGCGCCAGCGGCACGCTGGGTGCCGCCCAGGTCTTGCGCGCGCCGGCGGACGGCTATTCCCTGCTGCTGGGGACGCCCGCCGAGCAGATCAACGCGCCCTTGCTGATGGCGCGCCCGCCCTACGATCCGGCGCACGACTTCACGCCGGTCGGCTGCGTCAGCCGCGGCCCGAACGTGCTCGTCGTCAATGCGGCATCGAAGGCGAAGACCTTGGCGGACCTGCTGCGCATGGCACGGGCGCAGCCCGGGCAGATCAATTTCGGCAGCGCGGGCAATGGCAACACTTCCCACCTGTCTGGCGAACTGTTCGCGCAGGCGGCCGGCGTCGTGCTCACGCACATCCCCTATCGCGGCAATGCCCCGGCCATCGCGGACACCATCGGCGGCCAGGTACAGATGATGTTTTCCAATCCGGCCACCGTGCTGCCCCATATCCGCAGCGGCACGCTGCGGCCGCTCGCGGTAACGTCGCGCGCGCGGATCGCGTCGCTGCCGGACGTGCCCACGCTGAAGGAATCGGGTATCCCGGTGGAGATCTATAGCTGGACCTGCCTGTTCACGCGGGCCGGAACGCCCAAGGAGATCATCGGCAAGCTGCACGGCGCCCTCGCGCAGGCTCTCGATGACGGGCAGCTCGCCCAGGCGATCGAGGCCAGCGGAGCAGAGAAATTCCCCTCGACGCCCGAGCAGACCAGCCGGTTCCTTGCCGGCGAGCGGACAATGTGGGGTAATCTCATCCGCAGCCGACACATCCACACCGACTGA
- a CDS encoding GntR family transcriptional regulator — MSSPETSRTRALSVADTLRNRIFDGEIPPGSHLMEVTLAQELGVSRTPVRDALARLADEGLLVYQPNRGFLVRRFQPKDIKDAFTVRATLEGLGCRLIGERGLMHAEQERLSGLLAAQRRVLHEEEWNDQQALLWQNMNLDFHYALLELADNSWLTDAVRRARQLPIIFDSKSHPHDHDALMLLYQRDHSRQALAEHYRIVDALALREVGRAEALMREHILTNRDVLIRALGTNRLGAAAQVPGSGGQLLSY, encoded by the coding sequence ATGTCTTCTCCCGAAACTTCCCGGACCCGCGCGCTATCCGTGGCGGATACCCTGCGCAACCGCATCTTCGACGGCGAGATTCCGCCCGGGTCCCACTTGATGGAGGTCACACTGGCCCAGGAGTTGGGCGTCTCCCGCACGCCGGTGCGCGATGCGCTGGCCCGGCTCGCCGACGAGGGCCTGCTGGTCTACCAGCCCAATCGCGGCTTCCTGGTCCGCCGCTTCCAGCCCAAGGACATCAAGGACGCCTTCACCGTGCGGGCCACGCTCGAGGGCTTGGGCTGCCGGCTGATCGGCGAGCGCGGCCTGATGCACGCCGAGCAGGAGCGCCTGAGCGGCCTCCTGGCGGCTCAGCGGCGGGTGCTGCACGAGGAAGAGTGGAACGACCAGCAGGCCCTGCTGTGGCAAAACATGAATCTCGACTTTCACTACGCGCTGCTGGAGTTGGCGGACAACAGCTGGCTGACCGACGCCGTGCGCCGCGCGCGGCAGTTGCCCATCATCTTCGACAGCAAATCACATCCCCACGACCATGACGCCCTGATGCTGCTGTACCAGCGCGACCACAGCCGGCAGGCGCTCGCGGAGCACTACCGCATCGTGGACGCGCTGGCGCTGCGCGAGGTCGGCCGCGCCGAGGCACTGATGCGCGAGCACATCCTGACCAATCGTGACGTGCTGATCCGCGCCCTGGGGACGAACAGGCTGGGCGCAGCGGCGCAGGTGCCCGGCAGCGGCGGCCAACTGCTTTCCTACTAG
- a CDS encoding AAA family ATPase — MKRSLRFCVEGDARARILWKDGDRVLGRWIIELDGRQTPVLAVWPATERPTSSNLSRLTHEYGLKEELDGTWAARPLALVRESGRTALLLEDPGGEPLAGMLGSPMELNRFLRLAIGIAAALSQLHRRRLIHKDLKPAHILVNDNLGSARLTGFGLASRLARERHAPGPAEEITGTLAYMAPEQTGRMNRPIDARSDLYAFGVTLYQMLTGVLPFATDDPMGLVHCHLARQPTPPVQRIPGIPALLSDLVLRLLAKPAEERYQTAAGLEADLRRCLAEWEKRGRIDAFPLGAHDVPERPMTPSRLHGREREIQALLAAYDRVVADGMPELVLVSGYSGIGKTSVVHELRQAVVSRGGLFSSGKFDQFKRDIQYATLTQALQSLIRPLLGKSEAELKPWRQALDTALGPNGALLAPLIPELELILGPQPRVAVLPPRDTQHRLHQVFQCLLGVFARAEHPLVLFLDDLQWLDTATLDLLAYLATQPEMRHLLLVGAYRSNEVKPSHPLLQRLSAIRQAGGQVRDVKLAPLGVTDIGRLIADALRCPPARVAALAGLVQAKTAGNPFFAVQFLTTLADEELLAFDQRGVGWSWDLEQILAKGFTENVADLMLNKLERLPEGTRDALQLLACLGNDAAITLLTTVHGGNQTLLEEALWPAMHAGLVVYQEGTCRFQHDRIQEAAYRLIPEGARPAAHLEIGRRLASGTPREAIPDRIFEIVGQLNRGTALIHTTGEREQVAELNLLAGERAKAATAYASALGCLAAGATLLRGDARKRRPELAFALDLHRAECEFLTGALPEAESRLADLADRAGSLPDLAHVTQLQLELFLACGQRARAVEVGLDYLRRAGIQCPAKPDKQDVQQEYGRMWQLIGNRPIEALRDLPLMTDEVSRGTMDVLTALMLPAWYTNVDLGSLIIGRMSNLSLEHGNCDASCLNYAWLGLILGPQSGDYDAAFRFGQLGVDLVEQHGLDRFKARVYQAFGGHVMQWTRPIRTARSLVQRAFDVASKLGDLTYASFARNNHITQMLAIGEPLAEVQREAEAMIDFAYKARFSLAVDRVTPQLQLVRSLRGRTPVFGSLSDAGFHEESYERYLDEPPGPTLATCWYWVRKLQARYLAGDYATALAAADRADRLLWTCPSFFEQAEYHFYAALAHAAHDIPRVEPERARRIRVIGDHHRQLRLWAEHCPENFQTRAALVGAELARIEDRETDAMNLYEQAIRSARDSDFVHNEALANELAARFYAARGFEKIARVYLQDARHGYLRWGADGKVQQLDGLFPHLCGAESAPAPTATIGLPLERLDLATVIAVSQAISGEVVLDKLLDTLMRTALEQAGAERGVLVLSRGTGLHIVAEATTRGDAVAVQLLDESVCATKLPVSMLHYVLRARENIIVDNAMTQSAFADDPYVQRQHARSILCLPLLTQAKLIGALYLENNLAPRVFAPARTAVLKLLASQAATAIENAHLYRDLAQREAKIQRLLEGNFIGIFIWHLDGRILEANDAFLHMLGYQRDDLASASLGWPDLTPPEWHARDATLAQEFRLTGSVPPPFEKEFYRKDGSRVPVLIGSASFEESEEQGVSFVLNLTERKRAEEALQSAQAQLAHVTRVTTLNALTASIAHEVNQPLAAIVTNANSALRWLARQPPDLGEVRDAVESIVQAGHRAGSVIGGMRALFRKTTAASMALDLNRLIEDTSALVHCEVIRHQILVQTDLAADLPQVVGDRVQLQQVLLNLLMNGIEAMKDVTDRPRVLRIQSRCDAAGAALVAVHDTGIGLEPQAEERIFDGFYTTKTEGLGMGLTICRMIVEAQAGRLWASANTPFGAVFQFTLPPAHD, encoded by the coding sequence ATGAAGCGATCGCTCCGCTTCTGCGTCGAGGGGGATGCCCGCGCCCGGATCCTGTGGAAGGATGGCGACCGCGTTCTCGGCCGCTGGATCATCGAACTCGACGGCCGGCAGACGCCCGTTCTCGCGGTCTGGCCCGCCACCGAGCGCCCGACTTCCTCCAATCTCTCCCGCCTCACGCACGAATATGGGCTGAAGGAAGAGCTGGATGGGACATGGGCAGCCCGGCCACTGGCGCTTGTGCGCGAAAGCGGTCGCACGGCACTGTTGCTTGAGGACCCCGGTGGCGAGCCGCTAGCCGGGATGCTGGGTTCTCCCATGGAGTTGAACCGGTTCCTGCGCCTGGCCATCGGCATCGCCGCGGCCCTGAGCCAGCTCCATCGACGACGCCTGATTCACAAGGACCTCAAGCCGGCCCACATTCTGGTGAACGATAACCTTGGGTCGGCCCGGCTCACCGGCTTCGGCCTTGCCTCGCGCCTGGCACGCGAGCGCCACGCGCCAGGTCCGGCCGAGGAGATTACTGGCACACTGGCCTATATGGCCCCCGAGCAAACCGGGCGGATGAACCGGCCGATCGATGCCCGCAGCGACCTCTACGCGTTCGGTGTCACCCTTTATCAAATGCTGACTGGCGTATTGCCATTCGCTACCGACGACCCGATGGGACTGGTCCACTGCCACCTGGCCCGGCAACCCACGCCACCAGTCCAGCGGATACCAGGTATCCCGGCGTTGCTCTCCGACCTGGTGCTGAGGCTGCTTGCCAAACCAGCAGAGGAACGCTATCAGACGGCGGCAGGGCTGGAAGCTGACCTGCGGCGCTGTCTGGCCGAATGGGAGAAGCGGGGCCGCATTGATGCGTTCCCTCTTGGCGCGCATGACGTGCCCGAACGACCGATGACGCCATCACGGCTCCATGGACGCGAGCGCGAGATACAAGCGCTGCTCGCTGCCTACGATCGGGTCGTGGCGGACGGTATGCCAGAGCTTGTGCTGGTCTCGGGGTATTCCGGGATCGGCAAGACTTCGGTCGTACACGAATTGCGCCAGGCCGTGGTATCCCGAGGTGGACTCTTTTCATCGGGCAAGTTTGATCAATTCAAGCGAGACATTCAGTATGCGACGCTGACACAGGCGCTGCAGAGCCTGATCCGCCCACTATTGGGCAAGAGCGAGGCGGAGCTCAAACCCTGGCGCCAGGCACTGGACACGGCACTGGGACCGAATGGCGCACTACTGGCGCCCCTCATTCCAGAGCTTGAGCTGATCCTTGGGCCGCAGCCGCGTGTAGCGGTCTTGCCGCCAAGGGACACGCAGCACCGCCTCCATCAGGTATTCCAGTGCCTGCTAGGCGTCTTTGCGCGGGCCGAGCACCCGTTGGTGCTCTTTCTCGACGATTTGCAATGGCTGGATACCGCAACGCTCGATCTGCTCGCCTACCTCGCGACTCAGCCAGAGATGCGCCATCTGCTGCTCGTTGGTGCCTATCGCAGCAATGAGGTAAAGCCCAGTCATCCGTTGCTGCAACGATTGTCGGCCATACGCCAGGCCGGTGGGCAGGTGCGTGACGTCAAGCTTGCCCCGCTTGGCGTGACCGACATTGGCCGGCTGATCGCCGATGCCCTGCGCTGCCCGCCGGCGCGCGTTGCCGCCCTGGCTGGTCTCGTACAGGCCAAGACCGCTGGCAATCCGTTCTTCGCCGTGCAGTTCCTCACGACCCTCGCTGACGAGGAGTTACTCGCCTTCGATCAACGAGGTGTGGGCTGGTCCTGGGACCTTGAGCAGATTCTGGCCAAGGGGTTCACCGAAAATGTAGCGGACCTCATGCTCAACAAACTGGAGCGACTTCCCGAGGGGACACGGGACGCGCTGCAACTGTTGGCTTGTCTTGGAAACGACGCCGCGATCACGCTGCTGACGACAGTTCATGGAGGCAACCAGACGCTCCTTGAGGAAGCGCTGTGGCCGGCGATGCATGCTGGGCTCGTGGTGTACCAGGAGGGTACCTGCCGCTTCCAGCATGACCGCATCCAGGAGGCCGCCTACCGGCTGATCCCCGAGGGGGCGCGGCCGGCGGCACACCTTGAAATCGGTCGACGACTGGCCTCCGGCACGCCGCGAGAGGCCATCCCGGACCGCATCTTCGAGATCGTCGGTCAGCTCAATCGCGGCACCGCCCTGATTCACACTACCGGGGAGCGAGAGCAAGTGGCCGAGCTGAACCTGCTCGCTGGCGAACGCGCCAAAGCGGCAACAGCCTACGCATCGGCACTGGGTTGCCTTGCCGCCGGAGCTACCCTCCTGCGGGGAGACGCCAGGAAGCGCCGCCCCGAGTTGGCTTTTGCGCTCGATCTCCACCGCGCCGAATGTGAGTTCCTGACCGGCGCCTTGCCCGAGGCGGAATCGCGCCTTGCCGACCTCGCGGATCGCGCCGGCAGCCTTCCTGACCTAGCTCACGTCACCCAGCTTCAACTGGAGCTGTTCCTGGCCTGCGGCCAACGCGCGCGCGCCGTCGAGGTGGGCCTCGACTACCTGCGTCGGGCCGGTATCCAATGTCCGGCAAAACCGGACAAGCAAGACGTGCAGCAGGAATACGGCCGGATGTGGCAACTGATCGGCAACCGCCCCATTGAAGCACTGCGCGACCTGCCACTGATGACGGATGAGGTCTCCAGGGGCACGATGGACGTCCTGACCGCGCTCATGTTGCCAGCCTGGTACACGAACGTTGACCTGGGCTCGCTCATTATCGGCCGGATGAGCAACCTCAGCCTTGAGCATGGCAACTGCGACGCATCGTGCCTGAACTATGCCTGGCTCGGCCTGATCCTGGGTCCGCAATCCGGTGACTACGACGCCGCCTTCCGCTTTGGTCAGCTGGGCGTGGACCTGGTAGAGCAGCACGGACTCGATCGCTTCAAGGCCCGGGTCTACCAGGCATTCGGGGGCCACGTCATGCAGTGGACTCGCCCGATTCGGACCGCGCGCAGCCTGGTGCAACGCGCTTTCGACGTGGCGAGCAAGCTCGGCGATCTCACCTATGCGTCCTTCGCGCGCAACAACCACATTACCCAGATGCTCGCCATTGGCGAGCCGCTCGCCGAGGTGCAGCGCGAAGCCGAGGCCATGATCGACTTCGCGTACAAAGCGAGGTTCAGCCTGGCCGTGGACAGGGTCACGCCCCAGCTCCAGCTGGTCCGCTCGCTGCGAGGACGAACGCCGGTTTTCGGTTCATTGAGTGATGCCGGCTTCCATGAGGAGTCATACGAGCGATATCTTGATGAGCCCCCGGGCCCCACGCTCGCCACCTGCTGGTATTGGGTCCGCAAGCTGCAGGCCCGCTATCTTGCTGGCGACTATGCAACCGCATTGGCGGCGGCAGATCGGGCTGACCGGCTGCTGTGGACGTGTCCATCGTTCTTCGAGCAAGCGGAGTACCACTTCTACGCCGCACTGGCGCACGCCGCTCACGACATCCCGCGCGTGGAGCCAGAACGGGCCAGGCGCATCAGGGTTATCGGCGACCATCATCGCCAACTGCGGCTCTGGGCGGAACATTGTCCCGAGAATTTCCAGACCCGCGCCGCCTTGGTGGGTGCCGAGCTAGCCCGCATCGAAGATCGCGAAACCGATGCGATGAACCTCTACGAACAGGCGATCCGCAGCGCGCGAGACAGTGATTTCGTCCATAACGAGGCGCTCGCCAACGAACTGGCAGCGCGCTTCTACGCGGCGCGGGGATTTGAGAAGATCGCCAGGGTCTACCTTCAGGATGCCCGCCACGGCTACCTGCGTTGGGGCGCCGATGGCAAGGTTCAGCAACTCGACGGGCTCTTTCCACACCTTTGCGGTGCAGAGAGCGCGCCTGCGCCGACTGCAACGATCGGGCTGCCGCTGGAACGCCTGGACCTTGCAACGGTAATTGCCGTCTCCCAGGCGATATCGGGCGAGGTGGTACTGGACAAACTGCTCGACACGCTCATGCGCACGGCGCTCGAACAGGCAGGCGCTGAGCGCGGAGTACTGGTCCTTTCCCGGGGAACCGGGCTGCACATCGTTGCTGAAGCCACAACCCGCGGCGACGCAGTCGCCGTTCAACTGCTCGACGAGAGCGTGTGCGCGACGAAGCTGCCTGTATCGATGCTTCACTATGTCCTGCGCGCCCGCGAGAACATCATCGTCGACAACGCTATGACCCAGAGCGCGTTTGCTGACGATCCATACGTGCAGCGCCAACACGCCCGTTCGATCCTGTGCTTGCCATTGCTGACTCAGGCCAAGCTGATTGGCGCGCTCTATCTCGAGAACAACCTTGCCCCGCGCGTCTTTGCGCCGGCCCGGACCGCGGTACTGAAACTGCTCGCCTCGCAAGCCGCAACCGCGATCGAAAACGCCCATCTGTACCGCGATCTCGCACAACGCGAAGCGAAGATCCAGCGCCTGTTGGAGGGCAACTTCATAGGCATCTTCATCTGGCACCTCGACGGCCGCATCCTTGAGGCCAACGACGCGTTCCTTCACATGCTTGGCTACCAACGCGACGATCTCGCATCGGCCAGCCTCGGTTGGCCAGACCTGACGCCTCCGGAATGGCATGCGCGCGACGCCACGCTGGCGCAGGAGTTCAGGCTGACCGGGAGCGTGCCGCCGCCGTTCGAGAAGGAGTTCTACCGCAAGGATGGCAGCCGCGTTCCCGTGCTGATTGGGTCCGCAAGCTTCGAAGAGAGCGAGGAACAAGGTGTCTCCTTCGTGCTCAACCTGACCGAGCGCAAGCGCGCCGAAGAAGCTCTGCAATCTGCGCAGGCCCAGCTTGCTCACGTCACGCGGGTAACAACGTTGAACGCACTGACGGCATCGATCGCACACGAGGTCAACCAGCCATTGGCCGCAATCGTCACCAACGCCAATTCGGCTCTGCGCTGGCTCGCCCGTCAGCCTCCCGATCTTGGGGAAGTCCGCGATGCGGTCGAGAGCATTGTCCAGGCCGGGCATCGCGCCGGTTCGGTGATCGGGGGGATGCGTGCACTGTTCAGGAAGACGACCGCCGCCAGTATGGCGCTGGACTTGAACCGACTCATCGAAGACACCAGCGCCCTCGTCCACTGCGAGGTGATCCGTCATCAAATCCTCGTCCAGACCGATCTGGCCGCCGACCTCCCGCAGGTCGTGGGAGACCGTGTGCAGTTGCAGCAAGTACTGCTAAACCTCTTGATGAATGGCATCGAGGCGATGAAGGACGTGACGGACCGCCCCAGGGTACTGCGGATTCAGTCCCGGTGCGACGCGGCCGGAGCCGCCCTGGTCGCGGTTCACGATACCGGCATCGGGCTGGAACCACAGGCAGAGGAACGAATCTTCGATGGCTTTTATACAACGAAGACGGAAGGCCTGGGCATGGGTCTCACGATCTGCCGAATGATCGTCGAAGCGCAGGCAGGCCGGCTGTGGGCAAGCGCGAACACACCTTTCGGCGCCGTCTTTCAGTTCACCCTGCCACCCGCGCACGACTAG
- a CDS encoding porin translates to MQRANQQACICAALFLISASAFGDSSVTVYGRLNTAIEYSSASKATDGTSLGSVVRQTNYRSVWGLRGEEGLGGSLKAVWQIESNLSVDTGQGQIASRNSRIGLQSEYGLLFMGHWHTPYTEATMAYDPYYPTTAGYMALIGNGSTSSSDNVQDTSSFDRRQKNIVQYRSPQLAGASLWLGVGMPEEKLSVPRNPALYSAALVFDRGPFNATMAYEVHHNYQAAGRNDDALKFGLSYQVLAGTRIAMVYEHLHYRTDSGSLQRNAYYASLVQQLGPGSVRAGFAYATDGTGTSTQTIGYFRSGSDTGAIQFTVGYEYPLSKRTALFTYYSRIENKKHAIYDFAINQLGTRAGADPQTFALGMRHNF, encoded by the coding sequence ATGCAGCGCGCTAATCAACAAGCTTGCATTTGTGCGGCGCTCTTCCTGATCAGCGCCTCGGCATTTGGCGATAGCTCCGTCACCGTCTATGGCCGCTTGAACACGGCAATCGAGTACTCGAGCGCCAGTAAGGCAACCGACGGTACATCGTTGGGGAGCGTCGTCAGGCAGACCAACTATCGGTCGGTGTGGGGCCTGCGCGGAGAAGAAGGATTGGGCGGCTCCCTGAAGGCAGTCTGGCAGATCGAAAGCAACCTGTCCGTGGACACGGGGCAAGGCCAGATCGCGAGCCGCAACTCGCGTATCGGACTGCAAAGCGAATACGGTCTGCTGTTCATGGGGCATTGGCATACGCCGTATACCGAGGCAACCATGGCCTACGACCCGTATTACCCGACCACGGCCGGCTACATGGCACTGATTGGCAACGGCTCGACCTCGAGTTCGGACAATGTCCAAGACACCAGCTCGTTCGATCGTCGTCAGAAGAACATCGTGCAGTACCGTTCGCCACAGCTCGCCGGCGCCAGCCTTTGGCTGGGCGTGGGCATGCCGGAGGAAAAACTCAGCGTACCGCGCAATCCCGCGCTGTACTCGGCCGCGCTTGTGTTCGACCGTGGTCCCTTCAATGCCACCATGGCTTATGAAGTTCATCACAACTATCAGGCGGCCGGCCGTAACGACGATGCCCTGAAATTTGGCCTGTCCTATCAGGTACTGGCCGGCACGCGCATCGCAATGGTGTACGAACACTTGCATTACCGAACCGACTCCGGCAGCCTGCAGCGCAATGCCTACTATGCATCATTGGTACAGCAACTTGGGCCGGGCAGCGTGCGCGCTGGGTTCGCCTATGCGACTGACGGCACCGGTACATCGACGCAAACCATTGGATATTTCCGCAGTGGGTCGGATACAGGCGCCATTCAGTTCACGGTTGGATACGAGTATCCGCTGTCAAAGCGCACGGCATTGTTCACGTACTACAGCCGAATCGAGAACAAGAAGCATGCGATTTACGATTTTGCGATCAATCAGCTAGGCACTCGCGCCGGCGCCGATCCTCAGACTTTTGCGCTGGGCATGCGGCACAACTTCTAG
- a CDS encoding helix-turn-helix domain-containing protein gives MIDPAMPVLDAPDNPDGSGLALAARAVEVAPTEQQWRRPPHSEAASASRHHGLLVSRWLCDGPAPLEVTHPGDAQRHCIALALRSSSIRLLCGGKPIIDGRLPAGAVQVTAPSTPASAVFDSASDMLHLHAPQNAMAECHADLFGHAPSGDIVLDDPFPYVDPVLERLGQALVVAHLQDPGLGRMFAESVAIAIVSRVVASHFHRVAAHRREPSRLPPWRLRRALEYIEANLAAPIGLADIAASTGLTRMHFAAQFRRATGMRPHEYLLRRRIEHAQDLLRHAGHGVLDVALRCGFRSQAHFTTVFKRFVGDTPHCWRVKVASTSGSSHA, from the coding sequence ATGATTGATCCAGCCATGCCGGTGCTCGATGCACCGGATAACCCTGACGGCAGCGGGCTGGCGCTGGCAGCCCGCGCGGTCGAGGTCGCACCCACGGAGCAGCAATGGCGGCGGCCTCCACACTCCGAGGCCGCATCGGCATCCCGTCATCACGGGCTTCTGGTGTCGCGCTGGCTTTGCGATGGCCCCGCACCACTTGAGGTCACGCACCCGGGTGACGCCCAGCGGCATTGCATTGCGCTGGCGCTCCGGTCGAGTTCGATCCGCCTGCTGTGTGGCGGCAAGCCCATCATCGACGGCCGCCTGCCAGCCGGCGCCGTGCAAGTGACGGCGCCCTCCACGCCTGCCTCGGCGGTGTTCGATTCCGCCAGCGATATGCTGCATCTGCACGCGCCGCAGAACGCCATGGCTGAGTGTCACGCCGACCTGTTCGGGCATGCGCCAAGCGGCGACATCGTTCTCGATGACCCATTCCCGTATGTCGACCCGGTGCTTGAACGGCTCGGCCAGGCGCTGGTCGTGGCGCACCTGCAGGATCCGGGGCTGGGCCGCATGTTCGCCGAAAGCGTAGCGATAGCCATCGTTTCCCGCGTGGTAGCCAGTCATTTCCACCGTGTTGCCGCCCATCGACGCGAACCCTCCAGGTTGCCCCCGTGGCGGCTGCGCCGGGCACTGGAGTACATCGAGGCCAATCTTGCCGCGCCAATCGGGCTGGCGGATATCGCCGCTAGCACGGGCCTGACGCGCATGCATTTTGCTGCGCAGTTTCGGCGCGCCACTGGCATGCGTCCGCACGAGTATCTGCTGCGCCGTCGCATCGAACACGCGCAGGACCTGCTGCGCCATGCCGGGCATGGCGTGCTTGACGTGGCACTGCGCTGCGGATTTCGCTCGCAGGCGCACTTCACGACCGTCTTCAAACGCTTTGTCGGAGACACGCCCCACTGCTGGCGTGTCAAGGTAGCATCCACTTCAGGCAGTTCACATGCTTGA
- a CDS encoding Dps family protein — translation MQRASTDIDPGLAVTELSDHLNGLLADVFALYLKTKNFHWHMSGPHFRDYHLLLDDQAAEIFAATDDIAERVRKIGGTTLRSIGDIARLQRLRDNDEESVSPHAMLRELHADNLTLVAAMLEAHHACDDHADVATAGLLETWIDQAQRRAWFLAEAAK, via the coding sequence ATGCAACGCGCTTCGACTGATATCGACCCCGGACTTGCTGTCACCGAGCTTTCCGACCATCTGAACGGACTGCTGGCGGACGTTTTCGCGCTTTATCTGAAGACCAAGAACTTTCACTGGCATATGTCCGGCCCGCATTTCCGCGACTACCATCTGCTGCTGGACGATCAGGCGGCGGAGATCTTCGCCGCTACCGACGACATCGCCGAGCGTGTGCGAAAGATCGGCGGCACCACGCTGCGTTCGATTGGCGACATTGCGCGCCTGCAGCGGCTACGCGACAACGACGAGGAGTCGGTGTCGCCGCATGCGATGCTGCGCGAGCTGCATGCCGATAACCTGACGTTGGTGGCGGCCATGCTTGAGGCACACCATGCTTGCGACGATCACGCCGATGTGGCTACCGCCGGTTTGCTTGAAACCTGGATCGACCAGGCGCAGCGTCGCGCCTGGTTCCTCGCGGAAGCGGCGAAATAG
- a CDS encoding RNA polymerase sigma factor produces the protein MDTSIAHCVKALGTTGGAAGAASHAGESGVVLRDFLVSNYDQLRRRLTRHVGCPDTARDSLQEAWLRLGSATLPDAVRSAEAYVYRVACNLATDQLRDRRIWPSPPDADTVFEHLADQGPGPEAVVEARSDLAALDRALENVPGRHRRVLVGLRLEELTREEVAARHGMSLRSVDTVLRQTLDYCATQTGRRAVGGVNTPRRALLHARKRDCGAYASEQEAPTGAYSALVGTAHSLCTVE, from the coding sequence ATGGATACGAGCATTGCGCATTGCGTCAAGGCGCTCGGGACAACTGGCGGCGCGGCCGGTGCGGCCTCCCATGCTGGTGAGTCCGGGGTCGTCCTGCGCGACTTCCTGGTATCGAACTATGACCAGCTCCGTCGACGTCTGACGCGCCATGTTGGTTGCCCCGATACGGCGCGCGACAGCCTGCAGGAGGCGTGGCTGCGCCTGGGGAGCGCGACACTTCCTGACGCGGTACGTAGCGCCGAGGCTTACGTGTATCGCGTCGCTTGCAACCTCGCGACGGATCAGTTGCGTGACCGTCGCATTTGGCCATCGCCGCCCGATGCAGACACCGTGTTCGAGCATCTTGCCGACCAAGGACCGGGGCCGGAAGCCGTCGTGGAAGCGCGCTCGGATCTGGCGGCGCTCGATCGTGCGCTGGAGAACGTTCCGGGCCGCCACCGGCGCGTGCTGGTGGGCCTGCGCCTGGAGGAACTGACCCGCGAGGAAGTGGCTGCACGCCATGGCATGTCGCTGCGCAGCGTGGATACGGTGCTGCGTCAGACCCTGGACTACTGTGCGACGCAGACCGGGCGGCGCGCCGTCGGGGGTGTCAACACGCCGCGGCGCGCGTTACTGCACGCGAGAAAGAGAGACTGCGGTGCCTATGCATCGGAGCAGGAGGCGCCAACCGGGGCGTACTCCGCGCTTGTGGGTACCGCCCATTCCTTATGCACGGTCGAATAA